Proteins from one Coleofasciculus sp. FACHB-1120 genomic window:
- a CDS encoding O-acetyl-ADP-ribose deacetylase — MIKDYKGCNYCLHYRPDGTCVAFDPDFIPITIASGQTKHIQPLPNQGNTIVYEPAEKSIFSRLDEFWMNNKLMRERIEVIEGDITQQQVDAIVNAANESLMAGGGVCGAIHRAAGLGLEEECLKLKVCTEGDAKITKGYNLPAKWVIHTVGPVWEGGRYEERKVLAQCYRNCFALVEQYKIKTVAFPSISTGAYGFPVEKAAKIAVAEARRFLERNTSVGKIMFVCYEKQTYDHYTTNLGEILPAKP; from the coding sequence ATGATAAAAGATTATAAAGGATGCAATTACTGTCTGCATTATCGCCCTGATGGAACCTGTGTTGCTTTTGACCCTGATTTTATTCCAATAACGATTGCTTCAGGGCAAACAAAACATATCCAACCTTTACCAAATCAGGGAAATACGATTGTTTATGAGCCAGCAGAAAAATCTATATTCTCCAGGTTGGATGAGTTTTGGATGAATAACAAGCTGATGCGTGAAAGAATAGAGGTTATAGAAGGCGACATCACTCAGCAACAAGTGGATGCCATCGTCAATGCTGCGAATGAATCCCTAATGGCTGGTGGTGGGGTTTGTGGAGCTATCCATCGTGCTGCTGGGTTAGGGCTTGAGGAAGAATGTCTAAAACTGAAGGTTTGCACCGAAGGCGATGCCAAAATAACAAAGGGCTACAATCTCCCAGCAAAGTGGGTTATTCACACGGTTGGGCCAGTATGGGAAGGTGGTAGGTATGAAGAACGTAAAGTGCTGGCTCAGTGCTATCGCAATTGCTTTGCTTTAGTAGAGCAATATAAAATTAAAACCGTAGCATTTCCATCTATCAGTACAGGAGCCTATGGCTTCCCGGTAGAGAAAGCAGCAAAAATCGCAGTTGCTGAAGCTAGACGTTTTCTGGAGCGAAACACCTCAGTTGGGAAGATAATGTTTGTTTGCTATGAAAAGCAGACTTATGACCACTACACTACCAATCTAGGTGAAATTCTGCCAGCCAAACCCTAG